The following DNA comes from Musa acuminata AAA Group cultivar baxijiao chromosome BXJ1-4, Cavendish_Baxijiao_AAA, whole genome shotgun sequence.
TCAATATATTTTTTGGGTCAAATTTTAAAGTcaattaaaatttactataacatTAATTCATCCTCTCTTAATGCTATTAAAatcctaatatattatttttttcttatgacgAAACCAATATCACCATCTAAATTGTGGAACCAAAACTATTGCTATACATTTAGGCCTGCCAATTTTGACATGTTGAGTCGATCAATCTTGGTGCAAATCTCATTGTGTAATTTGACTCAtttaataggcacacatcgagtaTGATTTGCCCCGGTTCAACTTATTCTAAAATATAGGACAAAAGTTTTATTGTACTAAGCCCAAGGCTTTCAATATCAAGATGTGTTCGTTTGTACACTCATCCCACATCATTTGCATCGCGTAGCTAATCGTCGATGATCGGGTCGACAAATTGTGTCACTTTTTTCCATGCTTTTGATTCACCGGATATCAAAAATGTTAGACTGCATTAGTTGAAGTCGAAGAAAACCGAGGGTTTGTTTGAGTTAGATCAAGAATAAATATTCTAACctctatttaaaattaaaaaattaatttaaaatattataaaataaaacacGAAGTTGATGAGGAGGTCAAATTTAACTGAAGTCTCTTTCAAACTACCCTGGTGATGTTGGATGACGTATACGGTTGACTTGACTTGAGATGTGCCTATCATAAAAGTGATGCAAATCTTTCGTTGGAAACACAAAGGCGTTATAATATCATTGGAGGAGTACCAACCATCACTCTGGTATCATCTCTTCTTTTCGTATGACTCGGGTTCTTTAAAGGAAGCCATTATTGAAGCTGATAAGGTCGACTTTATTCATAAAGTAACTCCTTACTGAACTTGATAAGATCAACTTGACTCGACTTGACTTGAGATGCCGTGCAGCACGCATGCCTTGACTTTTCTTTAGCCATATGttgtaagtcttttttttttttttccagttcTTGTATTTGTTATActtttcaatcttttttttttcgaatGACTTGACCACTTCATTGAAACTTTGTTCATCTAATTTGTCGATTTACTCTTAATCCTCTCCTCTGAcactcaaataaataaaaataataatatgaaagATGTTACTCTCAATTTTGGATGAGATGAATCGCTCAACCAGCTTCTGATAAGATCGAATCGCTCAATAGTGGTCTGCGCAGGTCTTGTGAAAGAGTCACGTCATCGAGAAGGTGATTTTGAACGTGTAGAAGATTCCAATCAATCTAGCTAATTATTAATTCGGTTGAGCATGATGAGGGATTTGACACGTGATTAAACACAAGTTcactagcagcagcagcagcagcagcaaccgcaAGGCACTGTGtccatcttttctttttcctcgaaTAACACGGCATAGAATTCACAAGGCAGTGTGTCCTCTAATGCATGAACATCAAATGTCAGGGGAGTAAAACCTATAAATAAAGGGCCCCTCCCTCATCTCTTTGCTCAAACCCACAACAACATTTCTGCACTGCTGTCTTCTTCAGCTGCACCACCGTCATGCCATCTCGACTCTACAGAAGTTCTCTCCCTACCAACCTCCTCTGGCTACTACTGGTATTGCTCTCTCCTTTTCTTGTTCTTGTAACAGCAGCTTCACTAGGGTCCCAAGCGAGGGCTCTATTACACTGGAAGTCCACCCTCCAAGGTGGGCAATTGCTGGCATCCTGGAACATCGACTCTCGTCCTTGCAACTGGACTGGGGTTGCATGCAGCGTCACACGTAAGGGCCGCTTGGTCATCACCGACGTGCATCTGCCAGATATGAGCTTAGCAGGGCCACTTGATGCATTTAATTTTTCGTCGTTGGGATCACTCGCCACTCTCAACCTCAGTTGCAACCGGCTCAATGGAACTATTCCCCCTGCCATCGCCACCCTCTCGCAGCTGGCAACGCTTGATCTCACTGGCAACCTGTTCGTGGGCAGAATCCCGATCGAGATGGGCTCAATGAAGGGGCTCCAATTCTTAAGCCTGagtcaaaatcaaataatgaGTTCGGTACCTCCATCGTTGAGTAACCTTAGTGACCTTACGCACTTGGATCTGCGACAAAATAAGCTTAGGGGTGCCATCCCTGGGGAGCTGGGGAGACTCGAGAAGTTAAGATTTTTGGAACTTGGGGACAACCAACTATCTGGCTCCATTCCTCCCGGTTTAGGGAACCTGACAAGACTGTATCACTTGGCTCTTTATGAAAACCAGTTAACTGGATCCATCCCTCGACAATTAGGAGATTTAAGAGACTTGGTTTACTTTTCACTCTCTAATAATAGTCTAACTGGTACCCTTCTTTCTACCTTGGGAAACCTAACCAAGTTACAGTATTTATTCTCGTGGAGAAATCATCTTTCGGGTTTCATCCCTTTTGAAATTGGAAATCTAATTGATGTTTTCAATCTTGACCTCTCGAGCAATATGTTAACAGGTTCTATCCCTTTCTCTTTGGGAAATATGAGCAAGTTGAATATCCttcatctttttgacaatgagtTATCGGGCTCTATTCCTCCTCAGATTGGAAATCTAATTGATGTTTTCAATCTTGACCTCTCGAGCAATATGTTAACAGGTTCTATCCCTTTCTCTTTGGGAAATATGTGCAAGTTGAATATCCTTCATCTTTATGAGAATAAATTGTCAGACCCGATACCTCCATCTCTCGGTAACTTGAGGAAACTCACCGACCTTCGCTTATTCACAAATAGACTATCTGGAGCGTTACCTTCGGAGATGAACAACATCATAGGTTTGACATCGCTTCAATTGTCAAACAACAACTTCTCCGGTTATTTGCCTCCAGACATATGCAAAGGAGGAGCCCTATCATACCTCGCAGTGAGCAACAACAGTTTCCAAGGTCCTATCCCCATGACCTTAAAGAATTGTACGGGATTAAGCAGGCTATACCTTCATCATAACCAATTCACAGGAGATATATCTCACAATTTAGGAGTCTATCCGCATCTTTGGTATGTAGATCTCAGCTTCAATAGATTGTCTGGTACACTCTCACCCGACTGGGGAAGTTGGCACAACCTGACATGCCTAAAAATCTCAAATAACAACATCACTGGAGTGATACGGCCAGAGCTTGGGCACTTGTCGAACCTACAAAAACTGGACCTTTCCTCGAACCACCTGCAAGGAGAGATCCCAAAGAGCTTGGGAAACCTGGCTCATCTTTATAACCTGAGCCTGAGCAACAATCGACTTGTTGGAGAGGTACCAATGGAGTTGGGAAGGATGTCAAATCTTCAACTTCTTGATTTGTCGAGAAACGGATTGACAGGAAGGATACCGTATCAAATCGGCACTTGCATGAAACTCCAACTTCTGAAGCTGAACAACAACAATCTCAGTGGAAGCATCCCTTTGGAGATCGGCAATCTGGTGCACCTTCAAGAAGCGCTCGACCTCGGCCACAACTCACTGACAGGGGAGATACCGTCGCAACTCGGCAAGTTGTCGATGTTGCAGCATTTGAATCTGTCGCACAATGGCTTCACCGGTGGCCTTCCATCATCTTTGAAGGACATGGTTAGCTTGTCCGTCATAGATGTATCACACAACGAATTGGAGGGGCCTGTGCCTGATAGCCCGTTTTTCCGTAAAGCTCCACTGGAGTGGTTCCTCCACAACAAAGGCTTGTGCGGGGTCGTCAAAGGCTTGCCTCCATGTGTTTCATCCGCTAcgagaagaaatgatgaaagcaagCACCACAAAGTAGTCGTTATCTTAGCTATCACTGCTTCCATGGTCTTCATTCTTCTATCACTCATGATCGTTGGAGCTGCCTTGCAATTCCGAAAGAGGAAGAAACAGTCGCTACCTGTTCAAGATAACGGCAACAGAGAAGGTGCATTCTGCATACTGAGTTTTGACGGAAGATACGCGTACAAGGACATCATTGAAGCCACAGAAGATTTCAAGGACAAATACTGTATCGGAACTGGTGCTTGTGGCAGTGTTTATAGAGCCGAATTAACTAGCGGCAAGGTGCTAGCAGTGAAGAAAATTCACCTACAGGAGATCGAGGATACATCGAATGAGATACCCTTTCAAAACGAAATACAAACACTCACTCGAATTCGGCATCGGAACATCGTCAAGCTCTACGGATTCTGCTCCTCTACTCGGCACAAGTTTCTGGTGTACGAGTATATGGAGAGAGGAAGTCTGGGATCCATCCTCAGAAGCGAAGCTGCAGCAGCTGAACTGGACTGGGTGAAGAGGGTGGATGTTGTCAAGGATGTGGCTCGTGCTCTCTCCTACATGCATCATGATTGCGACCAACCCATCGTTCATCGGGATATAACCAGCAACAATATTCTGCTCGATTCAGAATTCAAGGCTTGTGTTTCTGACTTCGGCATCGCTCGACTCCTGCAGCCGGATTCATCGAATTGGAGCATGATTGCTGGCACGCATGGTTACTTAGCACCTGGTAAGATCGTTGTCCTTAATTCTTGACAATCATGGTTCTCTACTTTGGAAGAAgtgtgatcttttttttttggcttgtgTCTGCAGAGCTTGCTTACAGAATGAGAGTGACCACCCAATGCGATGTGTACAGTTTCGGAGTGGTCACGCTTGAGTTGCTGATGGGAACTTATCCGGGAGAGTTCATCTCTGTTCTTCCTTCTTCCGCCGCCCAAAGCAGCTCTGTGAAAACTATATTAGACCAGCGCGTACCGCTTCCTACTGCCGAAGCTGCGGATGAAGTGGTTGCAGTGTTAAGGTTGGCAATTCGCTGCGTGGACGACAACCCAGAAACCCGGCCAACGATGAAGCACATCTTCTACAAGTTGTCGACACCGAAGACGCACCCAAACCTCCCATCTCTTGATTCCTTGAAGCTTTCAGACTTGAGGAATGGTGAAAGATGATCGATCCAGTGGACTTCTCTTCCATCGGTTGCGTCTCATACTGACTGATGTCTTAAACGTTTGATCTTTCTCGTCATGGTTATGTAGTCGAGCATCATTTTGCTTCACTGTTTTATCCATTACATTTGATGTTGTAATAGATTTAGCTTCGTCGATGTAAAAACCCCGACCCAGGAAAATTGGAGATGCTACAACCTTGCAATCCTATAGGTTTTCATGTACCAATGTAATGCCTCAATCGAAATAAATAATTTTCACAGAATAATTATCacgtaattcaattcataattccaACCACCCTTAGGATATTTCAATAAATTCAAACTCCCTTAGATTTCATAATATTTCAGTCTAAAtgacatataaaaataataatctgaATATACAATAGTGTCCAGAACTTCAAATCATTCTTCCTCTTTATATCAAAAATGAGCTACCCTTCAAAATCTGAAAATCACTGTAATTCATAGCAAAACTTATCTCTAATAAGTATTCACttgaaatatataaattcttCAGGCGTCCAATATATGCTTTTGAAATATGCATAAATATCAAATACTTTCTTAACCTTACATGCATTTTACATCACATCAAATACttcgaatatttttcaaaataacatacatttaaatatattttcataataaaatcataaatataactAATGTCTTATCATATCATAATCACTATAGTGCAAAACCTagcattaatataaatataattaagggttcataaacataaatataactaaGGTATATGTATCACAATAGTAATATGTATTGATGACAAGTCTCAAAATTATATTTAACCCTCATGATGTAGGTAAAAAAAACTGGTTTATTAACATATAACTAATGTATAATCTCATTGGTAAGGTCTAAATCATAGCAATTTTAACCATACAACTGTCATGTTAAAAAAAACTAGTTTATGAATATATAATTAATGTATAACCTCATCGATAAGGTCTAGATCATAACAATTTTGACCATACAACTGTCACGTAACAAAAATAACATATcaattattttttacaaaattaaaaattttataaaatcctTTTGCATATTATTTTAAATCTAACCAACTCATATCTCATTTGAAACCAATAATAATcagattttttaattattttcaaatatgatgtgttaaatttatagaaataataaaaaaatttaaatcacatgaattaatatttttaaaaataggcTAAACAGAGTCATCGAATACTTTGATCACATATCCTCGATACAAACATAGAATCATGATATTTTCTTTCCCTTTCTTATTTCTCAACATAATCATTTTTGCCTAACATAATTATCTTGGCTAGATCTGAATTCATTTGATATTAAaccaaattctcaacaaaattgtCCTCTTAGTTTTTattctattttcttcttttctcttgtCACGGCAGATCAttcctctctccctcttcccATTTGTAATTTAGTccctattatttttatgtttacatTTAGGTtctcaaataatcaaaattaaaaatatcatattattcccCCAAATAAAAAGTTCAATCTCCTAAACTTCACATatctaaatctaaaaataatcaagattAATATATCTTCATCACATCAATCATATTATAATATCACATCTCATTTTATATTTTAAGACTTATAAATAAACATCAAACATCTTCAAAAATAATCCTTGAACACATATATTTATGGTTATACTCAATATTATCACATAgttaaatcatcaaaaatactcaaaatattttTGAAACACATACTTTTTATAAGACCTTGAACCATTGTTCTAATATCATAAATTATAATCGGCTCATCCAGGATTTTGAATACTGGTCCATATTGACGTACCGAGCTCTACTCAGTACGGTACATATTGGTATATATTGTCATTATGCTAGAGCATAACAATGGTataccctaaaaccttaaaaatatctTCACCTACCACGTTAGAGTGTACCGATCGATATATCTCGATAACGGTCGAAATTCGATATGGTACtagtcggtacacctcggtactaATCAAATCATTGGTATTGCCCGGTAGAGGACGATCCACATTCCAATATCCTTTCAGACTGATACATACTGGCCATAGTAAAGaatacacatcgaaattgagaaccctgacCCAACCTATTGGAAAGACGGTGACAATACAACAACATCACAATTGTATAGATTTTCCTATAGAAATGCAAGGTTGGAACTAAAATAAATAAGTTATACAGAATAATTATTACTTAATTCAATCTACCCATAAGACATTTCAATAAATTCAAACAACTCTATTACCGTTCATAATATTTCAGTTTAAATGACatatataaaagataattttaatacaaaatagagtttaaaattttaaatcattcttCTTCTCCTATCCAAAATGGGTTACTccttaaaatctaaaaaaattaaaaaataatcaaataagcaACCACAGCTTAGTAAGTACGGTAATTCACATGGTAGCAAAACTTATCACAATAAGTATTTTAATCAAAACATATGAATTCTTTAGGCATTCGATACAAGTTTTCAAAATATGtataaaaattaaagattttcttcatttacatgcatttcAAATCACATAAAATGTTCAGAATACTttacataataatatatatttaaatatattttcttaataaaaTCATACATATACCTGAGGGTTCATAAACATATAGTACAGTAATTGTAGTGCAAAGGCCCATGACAACGCTCATGACGACACTTTTATTATCATATCATAAGTCATTATAGTGCAAAGACTACCATTAATATAAATATAGTTAAGagttcataaatataaatataactaagGCATACATGTCACAATAAAAGTCAACGGCACAATCACGTTACATTCTCGTGATAAACTTCATAACCATATTTAACCCTATGGTATAGATAAAAAATCTAGTTTCTGAACATATAACTAATATATAACCCCTACTGAGATGATCCAATAGACGATTGTCATTTCATGAAAAATAACATATCAATTATTTTTTACAAATTAAGAGTTTCGACAAatctaatgaaatcatatttcatTTGAAAGTAATAATAATcagatatttttaatcattttaaatATGATGTTGAATAAATACTTTCACATAAATTCAAATAATATAAAGCAATGAatgcttataaaataataaataattattcagATAATATGTTTTAAATTcatttataatacttttaaataataaaataatttttaaatcacataaatcatatttatttatCAATTCTAAACACATGATACTTTGATCATATATTCTCGATACAAACATATAATTTCAACATGaccaattttttattcttttatctctTTCATGATATTAATACTAAATTAACTAAGAATACCAAAATGTTGAATattagattttaatgataaaaccaattaatagagtttataatataatatatgttttgagtaacacagaattagcttcgatcataaagagacaattaaaacaggaagaatcaatgttgggctggagtagaatatgtcagaagattggacgtcaagttggaggatcggtcaacatgtCGGCAGAAggtttcgtgccatgagttcaagcatcggccctagaagagtgaatattgcgccaagaagatcgaagttatggaggtcaacatgtcgattgggcaaaaggtagcaaaagaggacgatacgctgaaggattggacgaagtgttgatgaactaataacatgtcagacaacatgtgattaatgctttataataattgtctagatcgaagtagttttaagttataattgggttgtaattatgctaactcaattaggggccaattagaccTATGTTAtgattattttgggccaagagaaaggcccattcaatgacccaaaagttgagtcaagtggtggtaccgctggtccaagcgatggcaccgctagaggcTCAGCCTCTAAGATACAATCTTCGAGAATATGTTAAGCGATAGTATCACcaaattgggcagtggtaccacctagtgtcaagcgatggtaccacccaatgttagtactgcaagagatagtaccacctagcacaggcagtagtatcgctaggacccgagaaacccgggatgagaccttttttggcttcatttttgaagtcatttggggtctataaataccccagttattcctgcatggagaggCACGAATTAGAGCATAAAGAGGTTGTTATTCTGGGTTATAAAATTgtaaagtgtcctcctcctccctttctagttttgagatcattcaagagaggtgtaaggcttgtaaggattgtctcctaaacccatgaaaagaagaaaaggttGTAAGACTAGTAGTGGAAATcgatagcctcgagtgaagaggaatcttgagtggatgtaggtcacgatgactaaaccactataaaactcaatttgtatttactttaagctctttactttcattgcaaactgctttacttactactttcactacgtTTACGAATGTTCAATTTAAGTCAAGCTCATTTCCGATATCgacttttatcgaacgagatttttaaATCAACGTAAAGTTTTACAATAGCACTAATTTACCCTTcctccgacttgatcctaacacaaaattCATCGATCTATAATCCAAAACACAAATCTAATTAATAAGAATGCAAGACAATTCAAAATATACCTCATATAATTTTTCTAGGTTTGATGCGAATTCATTTTATATCAAAACCAATCcccaataatttttttctctatttttctattttcttctattttattttatttttctcttactCCTCCCCGTTTCTTTCTCCACATGCACGTTtgccctttttatttttttctcctttcatttctcctcctctctctttccttctcccttttctttaagtttccttctcctccttcccttatctttctttcttctttcctttttttttttccccctccTTCTCTTCCCCTTTCTCTTCTCTGTTCTCACACCcgatccttctctctctctctcctcctcctcctcatccttcccttctattctttttcttcttcttctttccctcttcctttctttctcttttccttcttcttctttctttctttcctttcttcccttcaacacatgaattctttctttctcttacGCTCCAATACGGCCTCTCTTGTACTGAGAGAGGCGGTGGGGTGAAAaccattaatttttattatttttacaatTTATTCCATACAATTTATATTTTTCCATCTAGATTCTTTTGTAAAATTTGGGGTATTACATAATTACCTATGTATTTCTACTTAATATCAGGACaacttaaatcatcaaaagtcttcaaaatatttttgaaactctttttttttttttataagacttAAACCACTGCTGTGATACCATTAATTATAATGCCCCCTAGTTCAGCAGAAAGCTGAAGACAGTATAATGCTTCATTCCTCTAGGTTTTTATATATGAATGTAAGGTCAAAACTAAAACAAATAACTTCAACAATAATTATTGCATATTTCAATCAATAATCAATTTATCCACAAgatgattaattatataatttaatcaataaTTGATCTCTCATGTTTCTACTGCAAATctaaaaattataagataatcaTTTGAATACATCACATTTCTACTGCTAGTCAAATCTTATCATAaatagatatttttaaaaaatacatattttttttatacattCAACACATGCTTTCAAAATTTACATGAATTCCAAATACTTTCTTTATggtcatataatttataaaacttaACTTTATATGCATTTCAAAATCATTACTTATTAACATTAAATGCTTGAATACTTTTCAGAACAATATAcatgcatttcaaatcatgacttgctaaaaatatttttcaaagtaagatacatataaatgtatttttataataaaagtaTAAGTACAACTAATGTCATATATGAGAGTATAAAACATTATAGTGTAaagactatcattcatataaataTAGCTAATTATCCATACACATAATATAGCTACGATGTATAGGTCAAACCAAAATTCATGGTAATATCAATGGCTACGATCATATTATATTCCTATGATAAGGTCCAGAACTATATTTAACCCCCATAGTATATATAAATAACACATATCTTCCTATGTCATGACATAGAAGAAActagtttttaaaatatattccaaTGTACAACTCTTATTAGTAGGTCTAGATCATGGTCATGCTAGATCAAACAACTATCATtttactaaaaataatatatta
Coding sequences within:
- the LOC103981904 gene encoding probable leucine-rich repeat receptor-like protein kinase At1g35710, with the protein product MPSRLYRSSLPTNLLWLLLVLLSPFLVLVTAASLGSQARALLHWKSTLQGGQLLASWNIDSRPCNWTGVACSVTRKGRLVITDVHLPDMSLAGPLDAFNFSSLGSLATLNLSCNRLNGTIPPAIATLSQLATLDLTGNLFVGRIPIEMGSMKGLQFLSLSQNQIMSSVPPSLSNLSDLTHLDLRQNKLRGAIPGELGRLEKLRFLELGDNQLSGSIPPGLGNLTRLYHLALYENQLTGSIPRQLGDLRDLVYFSLSNNSLTGTLLSTLGNLTKLQYLFSWRNHLSGFIPFEIGNLIDVFNLDLSSNMLTGSIPFSLGNMSKLNILHLFDNELSGSIPPQIGNLIDVFNLDLSSNMLTGSIPFSLGNMCKLNILHLYENKLSDPIPPSLGNLRKLTDLRLFTNRLSGALPSEMNNIIGLTSLQLSNNNFSGYLPPDICKGGALSYLAVSNNSFQGPIPMTLKNCTGLSRLYLHHNQFTGDISHNLGVYPHLWYVDLSFNRLSGTLSPDWGSWHNLTCLKISNNNITGVIRPELGHLSNLQKLDLSSNHLQGEIPKSLGNLAHLYNLSLSNNRLVGEVPMELGRMSNLQLLDLSRNGLTGRIPYQIGTCMKLQLLKLNNNNLSGSIPLEIGNLVHLQEALDLGHNSLTGEIPSQLGKLSMLQHLNLSHNGFTGGLPSSLKDMVSLSVIDVSHNELEGPVPDSPFFRKAPLEWFLHNKGLCGVVKGLPPCVSSATRRNDESKHHKVVVILAITASMVFILLSLMIVGAALQFRKRKKQSLPVQDNGNREGAFCILSFDGRYAYKDIIEATEDFKDKYCIGTGACGSVYRAELTSGKVLAVKKIHLQEIEDTSNEIPFQNEIQTLTRIRHRNIVKLYGFCSSTRHKFLVYEYMERGSLGSILRSEAAAAELDWVKRVDVVKDVARALSYMHHDCDQPIVHRDITSNNILLDSEFKACVSDFGIARLLQPDSSNWSMIAGTHGYLAPELAYRMRVTTQCDVYSFGVVTLELLMGTYPGEFISVLPSSAAQSSSVKTILDQRVPLPTAEAADEVVAVLRLAIRCVDDNPETRPTMKHIFYKLSTPKTHPNLPSLDSLKLSDLRNGER